One segment of Fibrobacter succinogenes DNA contains the following:
- a CDS encoding four helix bundle protein: MAQSYKDLVVWQKAIDLTVAVYQLTKQFPKEELFGLVSQMRRASVSIASNIAEGEGRKSKKEFAHFLGISLGSKAELETQLLLCERVGLASSSAVSEIRDSLDEIGKMLAILKMRQDSRIVIKHPNH; the protein is encoded by the coding sequence ATGGCTCAAAGCTATAAAGATTTGGTAGTCTGGCAAAAAGCGATTGATCTGACCGTTGCGGTTTATCAATTGACGAAACAGTTTCCTAAAGAGGAATTGTTTGGACTAGTATCCCAAATGCGGCGAGCTTCTGTTTCTATAGCCAGTAATATTGCAGAAGGTGAAGGACGCAAGTCTAAAAAAGAGTTTGCTCATTTTTTAGGCATTTCCCTTGGATCAAAGGCTGAGTTAGAAACTCAATTGCTTTTGTGTGAGCGTGTTGGTTTAGCTAGTTCATCTGCAGTTTCTGAAATAAGAGATTCGTTGGATGAAATCGGAAAGATGCTTGCCATCTTAAAAATGCGACAAGACTCTCGTATTGTGATAAAACATCCCA